AGCCAGGAAAAAAGTGGCAATAAGTATGGCGGAGAAGGCATGTCCGGAAGGAAATGAATAGCCTGTCTCTGCAATCCAGTGTGCTTTGATCGCTGGACTTAGTGGAGGTTGGTCAGGTGCGGATTTTATAATAATCTCTAGGAGTTGACTGCGGGCTTCCTTGTCACCGGTTTTATAGAACTCGGACGGTGTCATCCCAAGAAGGCCTGTTCCATTTTCGCCAGCCAGCCAGATGATATTCGGCCGGGGCACTTTTAGCCTTTCCTTGATCAGATTTTCATTCAACCAGGCACCGCCACCTGCGCTGATCATGATAGCTAAGACGAAGACACCAGCTTCAAGCCATTTTCTTCGCTGTGTTATACCTTTGCGAGTTACCAGCAAGATAATGAGGGTGATAGCTAGAATCGGTGTTCCAACTTTACCGCCAGATTCAGAAAACCAATAGGCTATCTGTGGAAGCGTTTGTGTGAGATCAAAATAGGGTGGTGCGGTCGAATCGAGTAGAGGGATAACATAAGCGAGCGGGATGAGTGCGCAGATGACTATTGCGGGTAGGATTGCTCTTAGGAAAACGCTCTTCATTGGCACTTCCTGATTCTCTGCATACTTTGTCACCATTAATTGCTTCCACCTTCATGGCAAGAGAAGGCGTGTCAAGGTAGATTGCTGTGAATACTGGCTCTCAGGCTTGAGAAAAAAGCATGATCTGCCTATCTCGATTAACTGCATATCGCATGACACCGAGCGATGCGAAGATCAACAGTTTGATTGAGGTTTCCATCGGGATAATGATTAGCCCGGCTGCAATTGAGTACGGAGGGTTCCCAAGGATACTTCACTTATCATGGTGAGTGTGTGCTTGTTCTGATTCCAGGTGAAAAGACTCCACCCATCCTTTGTCTCCCAAGTGTTTTTTGTTAAACTACGTGCGAGCTCCGTATCGGTATTCATGATGAGAATGTGAACAGGTTGGCCGTTCATAAGCAGGCAGACTAGGCTGACAGCGTTTCCTTGCTGATCGAGGAAGACCCGGCAGCCCGCTGGCGAAAGTTTGGTCAGGTTTCTTGGTAACGCATTCAAAGTTGGAGCATTTTGCGCTTCCAGCCATGCTTTCATTTCAGGTATACTGGTGTTGAGGTAATCCAATGGCATGACCGATTCCACCATTTGCAGGATTTCCTTTTCCGCGATATCAGCCCGAGTGTATTCTGTAGATTTCGTCTGGTTCAGATAATTCCAGGTCATCGATGTAAGCAATGCGACAATTGCAGCAAAGCTGATCCACGGAAGCATGCGGGAAAAAAGGCCTTGTTTTGCCGAGGCAAGATCATGCATGCTGAGCAGTGTTTCCATACCTTTGTCAGGACCACGGATTGAGCCAAGGGCATCCGCTACAGAACGGTCAAACTGTTGCTCTTCTATCTGCCATTGCTTCATTGCTATGTCATGATCACATGCAGCAATGGCCTCCTGCATATTGGCATCTTCTCGATCCTGACCACCAGGGCGGTAAGCACTCATGATTTGTTTTACTGTATCCTTATCCATCGTTCGCCTTTTTGAATTCGATAACCTTACCTTTGTTCATTTGCTCTGGGTGTTCGATGTGTTTGCGCAAACGATCTTTGCCACGCCGCAGGCGCGACATGACAGTGCCGATTGGAATCTCGAGTATACTGGCAATTTCACGGTATGATAAATCTTCAAGGTAAAACAGAATCAACGGAACACGATAGATGTCATCCAGGTGTTTTAGGGCATCAAGTGCCTGGCGTGCATCCAGCGCAGTTCCGGACGGAGGCGGTGTTGTGGATGGAAGTCCAAACACACTGTCGAGGTCATAATGGGGAAAGCGTCGGCTGCGACGGTATTGATCTATAAACTCACGGTGTGTCACACTGAAAAGCCAGGTCTTTATTTTGGACTCGTCTTTCAGCGTATGACTTTTTGATGCAAGTTTGAAGAAGGCACTCTGTGTTAGGTCGAGCGCATCATCGGAGTTGCAGCACAGGCTCAACGCAAATCGATACAAAGGATCATACCAGCGGCGAACGATAGATTCGTACTGTTCCCGCTTCATCGATTCCTCTGACTTGATCTTGTGTTGAGCAACATTGTCTGGCTTACGGATTGTTCCCCGAGATGACAGTCGTGCCGTTACTGCCGAAGATGAAAAACAAGCTTGGGTCACCGCGACTCAATTCATCCGCATAGAGCCACCAGTCCAGGGCATGCCCACTGGGTTGGCCGAAGAACCACCGTTCGGTTGCATTGGATGTCCAAAGCCAGGTTGCGAGTTGGGAGTCCGCCGCGAACAGCCAGCTTGAAGTATTTGCATTGCCATCGGCTCCCGCGTAGAACCAACCCATTTCGTTATGGAAGAACCAGGGCCATGCAGTTGTGTTGATCAGTCCAATCCATGTGAAATACCAGCCGCCGCCCAAATCCCGGGCTCCGTCTATAATATAAACCACTGGTTCGTTGGGTTCTCCACCACCGTTTGTATCAATCGGAGTGAAACCAAAATCGTCAATTGAGGCAAAGGAGCTTGTGTTGTTGTTTAATGTGATTCGGGCAATACCATCGGTGGCCCCAAGGTTGTTTGCATTGAATTCAAAGAAATCTGCGTTGTTGCCAGAAATGTTAGTGGGAAGTCCTTCGACTTGGTCGATCACGTTGTTGTCTCTATCAAAGACTTGGATGACTGCACCTCCGTCACTGGAGCCTGCCCAGAAGGCAACGACAGATGCGGGCCTGTCGAAAGTGATGACTCCAGTTTGGCCTGCATTGACATTCCAGGCAAAGGAGCCCGAGTGATACAGATGGCCGATGCCGAGGACACCTGAAAAGCCGACATCAAATACGGCAACGGTGTCGCCTGTGCCGAGTTCATTTCCAAAACTGCCATCGAAGCTGGTGAAGAATTCCAGAGTGGAAGGTTGGGCGAATACATTTGAGGCTGCTAGGATGAGTGAGAGTATTGCGAAGAAACCAATCGACTTTACCGCCGAATGATAAGACTTGGGAGTATTGTGTGTTTTCATAGCTATATGGTTAAAAGAGATTTCCAAGGCAGCAAAAAAGACGGCGGTATTTGGCTTATCGCAGCTTTGTCGTCGCTCTTTGTATAAGGAGATATGCTCATCAGGTTTGAGGTGATACATTCTTAGACGAACCAGGCACAAAAGTATTTCATGGATCTGATTATTTTATTTGTTGGTCCAATCGAGAGTCGGTTTCAGAGGATGTCTGAGATAGTTCGTTTATAATGTCGTTTTTGCCACGTCCGATGCCATATTGTCCACGTCCAGTAGGGCATTGTCCACTTCCACGTCTACTGATCTATGTGTCATTGCATCAGAATGGTATGTCATGACTTTGATAACAGGGGTTGCCAGATGCAGCAAAAGTGCGTTATTTGTGCCGATGATTCCTATGTTATTGAGGTTTAATTATATAAAGGTGGTCTTTGCCGCCGCTTCACTTTGCCTGCTTCAGCT
The Rubellicoccus peritrichatus DNA segment above includes these coding regions:
- a CDS encoding RNA polymerase sigma factor; this translates as MKREQYESIVRRWYDPLYRFALSLCCNSDDALDLTQSAFFKLASKSHTLKDESKIKTWLFSVTHREFIDQYRRSRRFPHYDLDSVFGLPSTTPPPSGTALDARQALDALKHLDDIYRVPLILFYLEDLSYREIASILEIPIGTVMSRLRRGKDRLRKHIEHPEQMNKGKVIEFKKANDG
- a CDS encoding phosphatase PAP2 family protein, which translates into the protein MKSVFLRAILPAIVICALIPLAYVIPLLDSTAPPYFDLTQTLPQIAYWFSESGGKVGTPILAITLIILLVTRKGITQRRKWLEAGVFVLAIMISAGGGAWLNENLIKERLKVPRPNIIWLAGENGTGLLGMTPSEFYKTGDKEARSQLLEIIIKSAPDQPPLSPAIKAHWIAETGYSFPSGHAFSAILIATFFLATAVPSVNTNRICFFYALLPWALVVCLSRVILRVHSPTDIIVGALEGLIIGVITWTITNRLIKRFV